Proteins from a genomic interval of Chanodichthys erythropterus isolate Z2021 chromosome 8, ASM2448905v1, whole genome shotgun sequence:
- the atp23 gene encoding mitochondrial inner membrane protease ATP23 homolog, whose product MAQSRAEEDDYRNKQPMHEQQQGEPKQEDYGYSLYPERTGSKYKQGSIGESLFTFKHKCHIMLQFAMDTSPYAKLLLAAMRTSGCAVHKDRHFSCEDCDGTVSGGFDAATSQIVLCQNNIHQQAHMNRVVTHELIHAFDHCRARVDWFTDFRHLACSEIRAANLSGDCSFVNEVSRFNFGLKEHHQECVRSRALRSILAVRKVSREEAERVVDEVFDSCFSDHAPFGRIPHSKKDAKFAYRDFENRDRYYANL is encoded by the exons ATGGCTCAAAGTAGAGCTGAAGAAGATGATTATAGAAATAAACAGCCGATGCACGAGCAGCAGCAGGGCGAACCAAAGCAGGAGGACTACGGCTACAGCTTATACCCCGAGCGAACCGGCAGCAAGTACAAGCAGGGCTCGATCGGAGAGAGTCTGTTCACCTTTAAGCACAAGTGTCACATCATGCTGCAGTTCGCCATGGACACTA GTCCGTACGCTAAACTTCTGCTGGCGGCCATGAGAACCTCCGGCTG TGCAGTTCATAAAGACAGACATTTCTCATGTGAGGACTGCGACGGGACCGTCAGCGGCGGGTTCGACGCCGCCACCTCTCAG ATCGTCTTGTGCCAGAACAACATCCACCAGCAGGCTCACATGAACCGAGTCGTCACGCACGAGCTCATCCACGCCTTCGACCACTGCCGGGCTCGAGTCGACTGGTTCACCGACTTCAGACATCTGGCCTGTTCAGAG ATCCGTGCCGCCAATCTGAGCGGAGACTGTTCGTTCGTTAACGAGGTTTCCAGATTTAACTTTGGCCTCAAAGAGCACCATCAG GAGTGTGTGCGGAGCCGAGCGTTGCGCTCCATCCTCGCCGTACGCAAGGTGAGCAGGGAGGAGGCGGAGCGAGTGGTTGACGAGGTGTTTGACAGCTGCTTCAGTGACCACGCCCCCTTCGGACGCATCCCACACAGCAAGAAGGACGCCAAGTTCGCCTACAGGGATTTTGAGAACCGGGACCGCTACTACGCAAACCTCTGA
- the rpap3 gene encoding RNA polymerase II-associated protein 3 gives MSGNKAVELQIQMRQNAEDLQSFMKELNNWEEEIKKKDQQLRTGNTNETPKTLPPVRNKDYKKTKKRVKRQTNGGGGLKDQTQTQRIKSYDYQAWDKFDVEKTLESMDVEESPVQSNESDSEVIQVDRDLALTEKEKGNQFFKDGQYDSAIECYTRAMDADPYNPVLPTNRAACFFRLKKYAVAESDCHLAIALDSKYVKAYVRRAATRAALKKHQEALEDYEMVLKLDPENSEARSEIQKLQQVLESSGQTAEKSEVVTPAAAAPAVDPLQQQRLEEQQRKQEAVVQKDRGNAYFKEGKYEAAVECYSKGMEADGTNALLPANRAMAYLKLHKYSEAEQDCSAAVALDATYTKAFARRATARAALGRIREAKEDFEQVLKLEPGNKQAINEIEKLTAEMSTSGLMDPVENTQRRTIQPISKPEHLRSTKPLRRIDIQEITPSVETHAVTSSPHPKIQKIEVISGAPSRASSEGPESIPPPPSSSFQLEADLRKISRHPQSTYRYLKQISPDAYPKIFQNSLEPDVLNLMLKTFHSFYMQHEDASLLLAVLRSLASVRRFDMAVMFMSPAEKKMLQELFDWIHRASLTDPSVQDLRKKYGL, from the exons ATGTCGGGAAATAAAGCCGTGGAGCTGCAGATTCAGATGCGACAGAACGCAGAAGATCTGCAGAGCTTCATGAAGGAGCTGAACAACTGGGAGGAAGAGATCAAGAAGAAAGACCAGCAGCTTCGCACCGGGAACACCAACGAAACACCA aaaaCACTCCCGCCGGTAAGGAACAAAGATTATAAAAAGACAAAGAAGAGGGTGAAACGACAGACTAACGGCGGCGGCGGTCTGAAAGATCAAACACAGACGCAGCGGATAAAATCCTACGATTATCAGGCCTGGGACAAATTTGATGTG GAAAAGACTCTGGAGTCCATGGATGTAGAGGAGAGCCCAGTGCAATCCAATGAATCTGACTCTGAAGTGATTCAGGTGGACAGAGATCTGGCGCTCACTGAGAAAGAGAAG GGGAATCAGTTCTTCAAGGACGGCCAGTATGACAGCGCCATCGAGTGCTACACCAGAGCGATGGACGCCGATCCCTACAACCCCGTCCTGCCCACTAACAGAGCGGCCTGTTTCTTCAGACTGAAAAA GTACGCCGTGGCGGAGTCGGACTGTCATTTGGCGATCGCTCTGGACAGTAAATATGTGAAAGCTTACGTCAGGAGAGCGGCGACACGCGCAGCTCTAAAGAAACATCAGGAAGCTCTTGAAG ATTATGAAATGGTTCTCAAATTGGATCCTGAAAACTCAGAGGCGCGGAGTGAAATCCAGAAACTCCAGCAG GTCTTGGAATCGAGCGGACAGACGGCAGAGAAGAGCGAGGTCGTTACTCCCGCTGCTGCTGCGCCGGCGGTGGATCCGTTACAACAGCAGCGTCTGGAGGAACAGCAGAGAAAACAGGAAGCTGTCGTGCAGAAAGACAGG GGAAATGCTTACTTTAAAGAAGGCAAGTACGAGGCGGCCGTGGAGTGCTACTCTAAAGGAATGGAGGCGGACGGCACCAACGCCCTGCTGCCCGCTAACAGAGCCATGGCGTACCTCAAACTCCACAA GTACAGTGAGGCGGAGCAGGACTGCAGCGCGGCCGTCGCTCTGGACGCCACGTACACCAAAGCCTTCGCCAGACGCGCGACAGCCAGAGCCGCTTTAGGGAGGATCAGAGAAGCCAAAGAAG ATTTTGAACAGGTTCTGAAGCTCGAGCCGGGAAACAAACAAGCCATAAATGAGATCGAGAAACTCACAGCG GAGATGAGCACCAGCGGTCTCATGGATCCAGTGGAGAACACACAGAGAAGAACCATCCAGCCCATCAGCAAACCTGAACATCTCAGATCCACC AAACCGTTACGGAGGATAGACATACAGGAGATAACACCATCCGTCGAGACTCACGCCGTCACGTCTTCACCCCATCCCAAGATCCAGAAGATCGAGGTGATCTCCGGCGCTCCGTCCAG GGCTTCGTCTGAAGGTCCTGAATCCATTCCTCCTCCACCCAGCAGCAGTTTTCAGCTGGAGGCCGACCTCAGGAAGATCAGCCGGCACCCACAATCCACTTACAGATATTTAAAG CAAATCAGCCCAGACGCTTATCCGAAGATCTTCCAGAACTCTCTGGAGCCTGATGTTCTCAACCTCATGCTCAAGACCTTCCACAGCTTCTACATGCA ACATGAAGATGCGTCTCTTCTGCTGGCCGTCCTGAGGAGCCTGGCGAGTGTGAGGAGATTTGACATGGCCGTCATGTTCATGTCGCCTGCGGAGAAgaaaa TGCTGCAGGAGCTGTTTGACTGGATTCACCGCGCCAGTCTGACAGACCCTTCAGTTCAAGACCTTCGGAAGAAATACGGcctttga